A single region of the Elizabethkingia sp. JS20170427COW genome encodes:
- a CDS encoding cysteine desulfurase family protein — translation MKRIYLDNAATTPLSEEVIDAMVSVMKNQYGNPSSTYSLGQEAKALVEENRRKVADYLHVTPAEIIFTSCGTESNNMIIKSCVDNLGVERIITSPLEHKCVAESCLEMKKKRGVELVYLRPDQKGDLDLNKLEELLQSSDKKTLVTLMHANNEVGNLYDIEKIAQLCKEYHALFHSDTVQTVAHLPLDFSKTPVDFASCSAHKFHGPKGIGFAFIRKSTGLKPLIVGGSQERSLRAGTENVTGIVGLGKALDLALENMDAYAQHMEDLKAYAIEQLTEKIPGIKFNGHSAEKGESLYTLLSLLLPFKNPLISLQLDMKGILVSQGSACSSGAAKPSMVMMSILSDDEMEQCTPLRVSFSHFTQKEDIDALVTALVEIKA, via the coding sequence ATGAAAAGAATTTATCTCGATAATGCAGCTACTACACCCTTATCTGAAGAGGTAATAGATGCAATGGTAAGTGTGATGAAAAACCAATATGGGAACCCTTCTTCTACCTATAGTTTAGGGCAAGAAGCTAAGGCATTGGTAGAGGAAAACCGTAGAAAAGTAGCCGATTATCTTCATGTGACTCCCGCAGAAATTATTTTTACTTCATGCGGTACAGAGTCTAATAACATGATTATTAAATCATGTGTAGATAACCTAGGAGTAGAGCGTATTATTACTTCCCCTTTAGAGCATAAGTGTGTTGCAGAGTCTTGTTTAGAAATGAAGAAGAAGAGAGGGGTGGAATTGGTATATTTAAGACCTGATCAGAAAGGAGACTTAGATCTTAATAAATTAGAAGAGCTTCTTCAGTCTTCGGACAAGAAAACTTTAGTAACTCTTATGCATGCCAATAATGAAGTAGGAAATTTATACGATATCGAAAAAATAGCACAGCTTTGTAAGGAGTATCATGCATTATTCCATTCGGATACCGTACAAACAGTGGCTCATTTACCGTTAGATTTTTCTAAAACTCCAGTAGATTTTGCATCGTGTAGTGCGCATAAATTTCATGGGCCAAAAGGGATAGGATTTGCCTTTATAAGAAAATCAACAGGCTTAAAACCTCTTATTGTAGGAGGTTCTCAGGAAAGAAGCTTAAGAGCAGGGACTGAAAACGTTACAGGAATTGTAGGTTTAGGTAAAGCGTTAGATTTAGCTTTGGAAAATATGGATGCCTATGCTCAGCACATGGAAGATTTAAAAGCTTATGCTATTGAGCAACTCACTGAAAAAATCCCAGGAATTAAATTCAATGGGCATAGCGCTGAAAAAGGAGAGAGTCTTTATACTTTATTAAGTTTATTACTACCATTTAAAAATCCATTAATCAGCCTTCAATTGGATATGAAAGGGATTTTGGTTTCCCAGGGAAGTGCTTGTAGTTCTGGAGCTGCAAAACCTTCTATGGTGATGATGTCTATCCTTTCTGATGATGAGATGGAGCAATGTACTCCGCTTAGAGTGTCTTTTAGTCATTTTACTCAAAAAGAAGATATCGACGCTTTAGTTACTGCTTTAGTGGAAATTAAAGCATAA
- a CDS encoding TonB-dependent siderophore receptor translates to MGAKNLIAVSFLFMGISIINAQEQIKEDTIARTKEIQEVLIKAQHKKQFADHSNYTFDKEALEKARHSKDLLTTLPELQLDPIFNTVASIKGGKTLFLINGIEASDNQIKSIAPTNVVRVEYFDIPPARYSQRADTVVNIITRNPEIGYSYGADITSALTTGFVNGSAYAGYTKGKNDFGLEYSINFRDYNDRAVKSNYDYQLNSSHYRTEEVRKDHFGYTGQNITLRYAHVVPNDFVLQAKLNTEITTSFVNGIGSSIFYKDISLDEHKVLKNSNSDYVIPTLDLYFSKKVGKKDELSVNFVGSHFTTNSTEFAKEWEIVSGNSIYDNDMILKAKQTGLVGELAHVHTFEKGNLSSGYRISNTSISNDLHNLSGFSQYNVNYLEQYIYTEYSGKKDKFSYRFGLGLTNIHNKTYKSTYDKWIFTPKIILGYQLKDNQMIRFASSYKPQSPGSAALSSNIVQWAPNIVQKGNPFLKSSQIWSNNLIYSFSNKYFDFNTNLYYQLTERAINQYFVLDNETGGYALTYENAKNLQLYGIQLSGSYKPFANRLLVLRAVITPSSERIETNNGTVIKNNYLNNYFVISSEYKNFSVQYQFNIPVYTLSGVFLSTNENMNHVFVNYRLKEWTFTSGMYWLGMPSEYKTKSLLESLVNYSRNTQIWNNKSMFIVGVSYDFSSGKKLQIQKKLNNSTATAATF, encoded by the coding sequence ATGGGAGCTAAAAATTTAATCGCAGTATCATTTTTGTTTATGGGGATTTCAATAATCAATGCCCAAGAACAAATAAAAGAAGATACTATAGCGAGAACTAAAGAAATCCAAGAGGTTCTTATCAAAGCCCAGCACAAAAAGCAGTTTGCAGATCATTCCAATTATACGTTTGATAAAGAAGCATTGGAAAAAGCAAGACATTCAAAGGATCTACTGACCACTCTTCCTGAATTGCAATTGGATCCAATTTTCAACACTGTAGCCAGCATTAAAGGAGGAAAAACACTTTTTCTCATTAACGGTATTGAGGCTTCTGATAATCAAATAAAAAGCATTGCTCCAACCAATGTAGTGCGAGTTGAATATTTTGACATTCCACCTGCAAGATATTCTCAACGAGCAGATACTGTTGTAAATATAATCACGAGAAATCCAGAGATAGGCTATTCTTATGGTGCTGATATTACTTCGGCACTAACAACAGGTTTTGTCAATGGTTCCGCTTATGCAGGTTATACAAAAGGCAAAAATGATTTCGGATTGGAATATTCCATTAATTTTCGAGATTACAATGATAGAGCAGTAAAAAGTAATTATGATTATCAGCTTAATAGTTCTCATTATCGTACTGAAGAGGTTAGAAAAGATCATTTTGGCTATACAGGTCAAAATATAACCTTGCGCTATGCGCATGTAGTACCTAATGATTTTGTTCTTCAAGCAAAGTTGAATACTGAAATCACAACAAGTTTCGTGAATGGAATAGGTAGTAGTATTTTTTATAAAGATATCAGTTTAGATGAGCATAAAGTACTTAAAAACTCAAATTCTGATTATGTAATTCCGACTTTGGATTTATATTTCTCAAAAAAGGTAGGAAAGAAAGATGAATTAAGTGTCAATTTTGTTGGCTCACATTTCACAACTAATTCGACAGAATTTGCAAAAGAATGGGAAATCGTTTCCGGTAATTCTATTTATGATAATGATATGATTTTAAAAGCCAAACAGACAGGATTAGTTGGTGAGTTGGCTCATGTTCATACTTTTGAAAAAGGAAATTTATCTTCTGGTTATAGAATTTCTAATACTTCTATTTCTAATGACTTACATAACCTTTCAGGTTTTTCACAATATAATGTAAATTATCTTGAACAATATATTTACACTGAGTATTCAGGGAAAAAAGATAAGTTTTCTTATCGTTTTGGTCTGGGCTTGACCAATATCCATAACAAAACGTATAAAAGCACATATGATAAATGGATTTTCACACCGAAAATTATTTTAGGTTATCAATTGAAAGATAATCAAATGATACGATTTGCAAGTAGCTACAAGCCGCAAAGTCCAGGTAGCGCTGCGTTAAGCAGTAATATTGTACAATGGGCACCGAATATTGTGCAAAAAGGAAATCCTTTTTTAAAATCATCACAAATCTGGAGTAATAATTTAATTTACTCTTTTAGTAACAAATATTTCGATTTCAATACAAACTTATATTATCAATTAACAGAAAGAGCAATCAATCAATACTTTGTTTTAGATAATGAAACGGGAGGTTATGCGCTAACCTATGAAAATGCAAAGAATTTACAACTTTATGGAATCCAACTTTCGGGTTCATATAAGCCATTTGCAAATAGGCTTTTGGTATTACGAGCTGTTATAACACCATCTTCGGAGAGAATAGAAACAAATAATGGTACAGTTATTAAAAATAATTATCTCAATAATTATTTTGTAATTTCTTCAGAATATAAAAATTTCAGTGTCCAATATCAGTTTAATATTCCTGTTTATACTTTATCAGGTGTATTCCTATCGACTAATGAAAATATGAATCATGTCTTTGTAAATTACAGATTAAAAGAATGGACTTTTACTTCAGGAATGTACTGGTTGGGAATGCCTTCAGAGTACAAAACCAAAAGTCTTCTGGAAAGCTTGGTCAACTATTCTCGTAACACCCAAATCTGGAATAATAAGTCGATGTTTATTGTCGGTGTAAGCTATGATTTCTCGAGCGGTAAGAAACTACAAATTCAAAAGAAACTGAATAATAGCACTGCTACAGCAGCTACTTTTTAA
- the trxA gene encoding thioredoxin has protein sequence MALEITDASFNEIINTDKPVLVDFWATWCGPCRMLGPIIEEIATDFEGKAVVGKVDVDNNQQVSMEFGIRNIPTVLIFKNGEVVDKLVGVSPKEVIAEKLSAHL, from the coding sequence ATGGCATTAGAAATCACAGATGCGTCGTTTAATGAAATTATCAATACCGATAAACCAGTATTGGTAGATTTTTGGGCAACATGGTGTGGGCCTTGCAGAATGCTAGGACCAATTATCGAAGAGATTGCTACCGATTTTGAAGGAAAAGCTGTAGTAGGTAAAGTAGATGTAGATAACAACCAACAAGTATCTATGGAATTTGGGATTAGAAATATCCCTACCGTTTTAATTTTCAAAAACGGAGAAGTAGTAGATAAATTGGTAGGAGTTTCTCCTAAAGAAGTTATTGCTGAAAAATTATCTGCACACTTATAA
- a CDS encoding site-specific integrase — translation MNKTFNLLFYVKKSKTNSLGESPIYLRITIDGKITEISTKRTIQASKWNSPAQKVNGSSEEIKSLNFCLKTFEQKVYDAYHELLREKDIATCDTLKNKLLRTHQKSRMLIPIFQDHNNRMEALIDKEFAQGTLTRYKTCISHTKEFLKWKFNLSDIDVRKIDYAFLNDFEFYLRTEKSCNNNSAVKYIKNFGKIIRICLANGWIERDPFINYHSKFNEVTRQFLNEQEIEKLFSKDLRNERLSQIRDIFLFSCFTGLAYIDTQKLTQQNINLGLDGNKWIFTTRQKTKTTSNIPLLSQAEKIIEKYQTHPTCINSQKLLPVLSNQKMNAYLKEIADLCGIDKDLTYHIARHTFATTVTLSNGVSIESVSKMLGHKSIKTTQHYAKILDKKVGEDMSVLKTVLRQKDKMKQFG, via the coding sequence ATGAACAAAACGTTTAATCTTCTGTTCTACGTTAAGAAATCTAAAACCAATTCCCTGGGAGAATCTCCGATTTACCTGCGTATTACCATTGACGGAAAAATTACAGAAATCAGTACCAAGAGAACCATTCAGGCTTCAAAATGGAACTCTCCTGCACAAAAGGTAAACGGTTCTTCAGAAGAAATCAAATCCCTTAATTTTTGCCTTAAAACATTCGAGCAAAAGGTTTATGATGCCTATCACGAACTTTTGCGGGAAAAGGATATTGCGACTTGTGATACTCTCAAAAATAAGCTGCTCAGAACCCACCAAAAAAGCAGAATGCTTATCCCGATTTTCCAGGATCACAATAACCGAATGGAAGCCTTGATAGATAAAGAATTCGCACAGGGAACATTAACGAGGTATAAGACCTGTATTAGCCACACCAAAGAGTTTTTAAAATGGAAGTTTAACCTCAGCGATATAGACGTCCGCAAGATAGATTATGCATTTCTGAATGATTTTGAGTTTTATCTAAGAACCGAGAAATCCTGCAACAACAATTCTGCAGTAAAGTACATCAAGAACTTTGGTAAGATTATTAGAATCTGTCTTGCAAATGGCTGGATAGAAAGAGATCCTTTTATCAATTATCATTCAAAATTTAATGAGGTTACGCGTCAGTTTCTTAACGAGCAGGAAATAGAAAAACTCTTTAGTAAAGATTTGCGAAACGAAAGATTATCTCAGATAAGAGATATTTTCCTTTTCAGTTGCTTTACAGGATTAGCCTATATCGATACGCAAAAATTAACACAGCAGAATATCAATTTAGGATTGGACGGTAACAAATGGATTTTCACGACACGACAGAAAACCAAAACCACTTCCAATATACCGTTACTATCACAAGCCGAAAAAATTATCGAGAAATATCAAACTCATCCCACTTGTATTAATTCCCAAAAGTTGCTCCCGGTACTCAGCAATCAAAAGATGAATGCTTACCTCAAAGAAATAGCGGATTTATGTGGAATTGATAAAGACCTCACCTATCACATTGCCCGACATACTTTTGCAACAACGGTTACTTTATCCAATGGTGTTTCTATCGAATCTGTCAGCAAAATGTTGGGACACAAAAGCATTAAGACCACCCAGCATTACGCAAAAATCCTGGATAAGAAAGTGGGTGAGGATATGTCTGTTTTGAAAACTGTTCTACGGCAGAAAGATAAAATGAAACAGTTTGGATGA